The proteins below are encoded in one region of Chrysemys picta bellii isolate R12L10 chromosome 4, ASM1138683v2, whole genome shotgun sequence:
- the LOC101949801 gene encoding histone H4-like: MSGRGKDGKGLGKGSAKHHCKVLRDNIQGISKPAISHLAQHEGVGVKRISGLIYEETCGVLKVFLENMICNAVTYTECAKRKTVSTMDVVYALKRQGRTLYGFGG; encoded by the coding sequence ATGTCTGGTCGTGGTAAGGATGGTAAAGGCTTGGGGAAGGGAAGTGCCAAGCACCACTGTAAAGTGCTTCGGGATAACATCCAAGGTATTAGTAAGCCAGCTATTAGTCACTTGGCTCAAcacgagggggtgggggtgaagcgTATTTCGGGGTTGATCTACGAAGAGACCTGTGGAGTGCTGAAGGTGTTCTTAGAGAACATGATCTGCAATGCTGTCACTTACACTGAATGTGCCAAGCGAAAGACTGTAAGCACTATGGATGTGGTTTATGCTCTGAAGCGCCAGGGTCGTACTCTCTATGGTTTTGGTGGCTAA